One Peromyscus leucopus breed LL Stock chromosome 2, UCI_PerLeu_2.1, whole genome shotgun sequence DNA window includes the following coding sequences:
- the Nol9 gene encoding polynucleotide 5'-hydroxyl-kinase NOL9 isoform X1, whose amino-acid sequence MCCRGRPGEGVSSASRLTLGAERRDLARLARRRRSGPSMADSEVLLRRVPSRSSWQRVRKARPHLLLSRRGRRRFGVLTRGELRRLRRRLLRAHALGGDWKVGVTAGSHVAGKCKVRTRSRPAPGSVPTPRSQPAPRSQPVPRSQPASRNQPAPRNQPAPRSQSAPRSQPAPRNQPARHVQTLSSNVTQPTRDLGSGRVLLLLPAGEGFTFSGICRVTCIYGQVEIYGHIVKQGQPARDVFSAYTNSYLTIGGLRYSEPEKSEKEMRRELRALLRPHMKLEDRNWVVQYFPPLGSILLLEQLRTPAVDFMSSYKCASYVFLQENTPVRINSEYITLKTIGIRRQRKKKGICLNESGLCALEELVSASCVDGCPVILLCGACDTGKSTFSRILINQLLNSLPGVDYLECDLGQTEFTPPGCIALLNITEALLGPPYTHPRRPQRMVYYGKTNCHNDYENYIEIIKYVFRDYKRESPLIINTMGWVKDDGLLLLVDLIRLLSPNYVVQLSTARGRLMPALTSEYVELTDGLYTKSKIRRRHRGFEIEEFEDSLEFTDEEKDSSPVPVFTGHKLMSVHSEFLCDKNEKNRAKYNKIFRDLAVLGYLSQLMPPVPGPLSPLHSLTPYQVPFSAVAVRITHADVAPAHILYAVNASWVGLCKILDDMKGYTRGPILLAQNPICDCLGFGICRGIDMDQRLYHILTPLPPEELKTVNCLLIGAITVPHCIFKNQPGLEGTIPYTTTDYNFKLPGASEKIGEREYANGFLGYRAYKKGK is encoded by the exons ATGTGCTGCAGAGGCCGGCCGGGAGAGGGCGTCAGCAGCGCTTCACGCCTTACCCTGGGGGCGGAGCGACGTGATCTCGCGAGATTGGCACGTCGGAGGCGTTCCGGGCCAAGCATGGCGGACTCAGAGGTGCTGCTCAGGCGGGTTCCGAGCCGCTCCTCTTGGCAGCGGGTTCGCAAGGCCCggccccacctcctcctcagtCGTCGGGGCCGTCGCCGGTTTGGGGTCCTGACCCGGGGAGAGCTGCGGCGCCTGCGACGGCGGCTGCTGCGGGCCCACGCCTTGGGCGGGGACTGGAAGGTGGGTGTCACCGCGGGCTCGCACGTGGCCGGAAAGTGCAAGGTCCGGACCCGCAGCCGGCCCGCGCCGGGCAGTGTGCCCACGCCCCGCAGCCAGCCCGCGCCCCGCAGCCAGCCCGTGCCCCGCAGCCAGCCCGCATCCCGCAACCAGCCCGCGCCCCGCAACCAGCCTGCGCCCCGCAGCCAGTCCGCGCCCCGCAGCCAGCCCGCGCCCCGCAACCAGCCCGCGCGCCATGTCCAAACCCTGTCATCGAACGTCACCCAACCCACGCGGGACTTAGGCTCGGGCCGTGTGTTGTTGCTGCTGCCAGCCGGGGAG GGCTTTACTTTTAGTGGGATCTGCCGGGTGACTTGCATCTATGGCCAGGTGGAAATATACGGCCATATCGTCAAACAGGGCCAGCCTGCCCGAGATGTCTTCTCTGCCTATACCAACTCTTACCTGACCATCGGCGGGCTTCGGTACTCAGAACCTGAGAAGAGTGAGAAGGAGATGCGAAGAGAGCTGCGGGCCCTGCTCAGGCCTCACATGAAGCTGG AGGACAGAAACTGGGTAGTCCAGTATttccctcccctgggctccattcTGCTGCTGGAGCAGCTGAGGACCCCCGCTGTGGACTTCATGAGCTCCTATAAGTGCGCATCTTATGTCTTCCTGCAGGAG AATACTCCTGTGCGGATTAATTCTGAGTATATAACTTTGAAGACGATTGGTatcagaagacagaggaagaagaaaggcatctGCCTGAATGAGAGCGGCCTTTGTGCCCTAGAAGAGCTAGTCAGCGCGTCCTGTG TAGATGGCTGCCCTGTCATCCTGTTGTGTGGCGCTTGTGACACTGGAAAGTCAACGTTCAGTAGAATACTGATTAACCAGTTATTGAATAG CCTTCCTGGAGTTGACTATCTGGAATGTGACCTGGGGCAGACGGAGTTCACTCCTCCTGGCTGCATTGCCTTACTTAACATTACAGAAGCACTGCTGG GACCACCTTACACCCACCCGAGGAGGCCACAGAGGATGGTGTACTACGGGAAGACGAATTGTCATAATGACTATGAGAATTACATCGAAATAATAAAATACGTGTTCCGAGATTACAAGAGAGAGTCCCCACTTATCATCAACACAATGGGCTGGGTGAAAG ACGACGGACTGCTGCTGCTGGTCGACCTGATCCGACTGTTGTCTCCCAACTATGTTGTTCAGTTGTCTACTGCCCGGGGACGCCTGATGCCCGCTCTGACCTCAGAATATGTGGAGCTCACAGATGGCCTGTATACAAAAAGCAAGATCAGAAGGAGACATCGAGGTTTTGAAATTGAAGAATTTGAAGACAGTTTGGAATTTACTGATGAAGAGAAAGACTCCAGTCCAGTTCCGGTCTTCACTGGACATAAGCTGATGTCTGTTCACTCAGAATTTTtatgtgataaaaatgaaaaaaacag GGCCAAATACAACAAAATCTTCCGAGATCTGGCAGTGTTGGGTTACCTTAGCCAGCTGATGCCTCCTGTGCCAGGACCACTTAGTCCTCTGCACAGCCTCACACCCTATCAG GTCCCCTTCAGTGCAGTTGCCGTCCGGATCACTCATGCCGATGTGGCCCCTGCCCACATACTGTACGCGGTGAATGCCAGCTGGGTTGGCCTTTGCAAGATCCTGGATGATATGAAAGGATACACTCGGGGGCCCATCCTGCTTGCCCAGAACCCCATATGTGACTGTTTGGGCTTTG GCATCTGCAGAGGCATTGACATGGACCAGCGGCTGTACCACATCCTCACCCCTTTGCCTCCAGAAGAGTTGAAAACTGTGAACTGTCTGCTGATTGGTGCCATTACTGTTCCACATTGTATTTTCAAGAACCAG CCTGGGCTCGAAGGGACAATTCCTTACACCACCACGGATTATAACTTTAAACTTCCTGGAGCCTCGGAAAAAATTGGAGAAAGAGAGTATGCAAATGGATTTCTTGGGTACAGAGcctataaaaaaggaaaataa
- the Nol9 gene encoding polynucleotide 5'-hydroxyl-kinase NOL9 isoform X2 encodes MCCRGRPGEGVSSASRLTLGAERRDLARLARRRRSGPSMADSEVLLRRVPSRSSWQRVRKARPHLLLSRRGRRRFGVLTRGELRRLRRRLLRAHALGGDWKVGVTAGSHVAGKCKVRTRSRPAPGSVPTPRSQPAPRSQPVPRSQPASRNQPAPRNQPAPRSQSAPRSQPAPRNQPARHVQTLSSNVTQPTRDLGSGRVLLLLPAGEGFTFSGICRVTCIYGQVEIYGHIVKQGQPARDVFSAYTNSYLTIGGLRYSEPEKSEKEMRRELRALLRPHMKLEDRNWVVQYFPPLGSILLLEQLRTPAVDFMSSYKCASYVFLQENTPVRINSEYITLKTIGIRRQRKKKGICLNESGLCALEELVSASCDGCPVILLCGACDTGKSTFSRILINQLLNSLPGVDYLECDLGQTEFTPPGCIALLNITEALLGPPYTHPRRPQRMVYYGKTNCHNDYENYIEIIKYVFRDYKRESPLIINTMGWVKDDGLLLLVDLIRLLSPNYVVQLSTARGRLMPALTSEYVELTDGLYTKSKIRRRHRGFEIEEFEDSLEFTDEEKDSSPVPVFTGHKLMSVHSEFLCDKNEKNRAKYNKIFRDLAVLGYLSQLMPPVPGPLSPLHSLTPYQVPFSAVAVRITHADVAPAHILYAVNASWVGLCKILDDMKGYTRGPILLAQNPICDCLGFGICRGIDMDQRLYHILTPLPPEELKTVNCLLIGAITVPHCIFKNQPGLEGTIPYTTTDYNFKLPGASEKIGEREYANGFLGYRAYKKGK; translated from the exons ATGTGCTGCAGAGGCCGGCCGGGAGAGGGCGTCAGCAGCGCTTCACGCCTTACCCTGGGGGCGGAGCGACGTGATCTCGCGAGATTGGCACGTCGGAGGCGTTCCGGGCCAAGCATGGCGGACTCAGAGGTGCTGCTCAGGCGGGTTCCGAGCCGCTCCTCTTGGCAGCGGGTTCGCAAGGCCCggccccacctcctcctcagtCGTCGGGGCCGTCGCCGGTTTGGGGTCCTGACCCGGGGAGAGCTGCGGCGCCTGCGACGGCGGCTGCTGCGGGCCCACGCCTTGGGCGGGGACTGGAAGGTGGGTGTCACCGCGGGCTCGCACGTGGCCGGAAAGTGCAAGGTCCGGACCCGCAGCCGGCCCGCGCCGGGCAGTGTGCCCACGCCCCGCAGCCAGCCCGCGCCCCGCAGCCAGCCCGTGCCCCGCAGCCAGCCCGCATCCCGCAACCAGCCCGCGCCCCGCAACCAGCCTGCGCCCCGCAGCCAGTCCGCGCCCCGCAGCCAGCCCGCGCCCCGCAACCAGCCCGCGCGCCATGTCCAAACCCTGTCATCGAACGTCACCCAACCCACGCGGGACTTAGGCTCGGGCCGTGTGTTGTTGCTGCTGCCAGCCGGGGAG GGCTTTACTTTTAGTGGGATCTGCCGGGTGACTTGCATCTATGGCCAGGTGGAAATATACGGCCATATCGTCAAACAGGGCCAGCCTGCCCGAGATGTCTTCTCTGCCTATACCAACTCTTACCTGACCATCGGCGGGCTTCGGTACTCAGAACCTGAGAAGAGTGAGAAGGAGATGCGAAGAGAGCTGCGGGCCCTGCTCAGGCCTCACATGAAGCTGG AGGACAGAAACTGGGTAGTCCAGTATttccctcccctgggctccattcTGCTGCTGGAGCAGCTGAGGACCCCCGCTGTGGACTTCATGAGCTCCTATAAGTGCGCATCTTATGTCTTCCTGCAGGAG AATACTCCTGTGCGGATTAATTCTGAGTATATAACTTTGAAGACGATTGGTatcagaagacagaggaagaagaaaggcatctGCCTGAATGAGAGCGGCCTTTGTGCCCTAGAAGAGCTAGTCAGCGCGTCCTGTG ATGGCTGCCCTGTCATCCTGTTGTGTGGCGCTTGTGACACTGGAAAGTCAACGTTCAGTAGAATACTGATTAACCAGTTATTGAATAG CCTTCCTGGAGTTGACTATCTGGAATGTGACCTGGGGCAGACGGAGTTCACTCCTCCTGGCTGCATTGCCTTACTTAACATTACAGAAGCACTGCTGG GACCACCTTACACCCACCCGAGGAGGCCACAGAGGATGGTGTACTACGGGAAGACGAATTGTCATAATGACTATGAGAATTACATCGAAATAATAAAATACGTGTTCCGAGATTACAAGAGAGAGTCCCCACTTATCATCAACACAATGGGCTGGGTGAAAG ACGACGGACTGCTGCTGCTGGTCGACCTGATCCGACTGTTGTCTCCCAACTATGTTGTTCAGTTGTCTACTGCCCGGGGACGCCTGATGCCCGCTCTGACCTCAGAATATGTGGAGCTCACAGATGGCCTGTATACAAAAAGCAAGATCAGAAGGAGACATCGAGGTTTTGAAATTGAAGAATTTGAAGACAGTTTGGAATTTACTGATGAAGAGAAAGACTCCAGTCCAGTTCCGGTCTTCACTGGACATAAGCTGATGTCTGTTCACTCAGAATTTTtatgtgataaaaatgaaaaaaacag GGCCAAATACAACAAAATCTTCCGAGATCTGGCAGTGTTGGGTTACCTTAGCCAGCTGATGCCTCCTGTGCCAGGACCACTTAGTCCTCTGCACAGCCTCACACCCTATCAG GTCCCCTTCAGTGCAGTTGCCGTCCGGATCACTCATGCCGATGTGGCCCCTGCCCACATACTGTACGCGGTGAATGCCAGCTGGGTTGGCCTTTGCAAGATCCTGGATGATATGAAAGGATACACTCGGGGGCCCATCCTGCTTGCCCAGAACCCCATATGTGACTGTTTGGGCTTTG GCATCTGCAGAGGCATTGACATGGACCAGCGGCTGTACCACATCCTCACCCCTTTGCCTCCAGAAGAGTTGAAAACTGTGAACTGTCTGCTGATTGGTGCCATTACTGTTCCACATTGTATTTTCAAGAACCAG CCTGGGCTCGAAGGGACAATTCCTTACACCACCACGGATTATAACTTTAAACTTCCTGGAGCCTCGGAAAAAATTGGAGAAAGAGAGTATGCAAATGGATTTCTTGGGTACAGAGcctataaaaaaggaaaataa